The Haloferax sp. Atlit-12N genome contains a region encoding:
- a CDS encoding DUF354 domain-containing protein gives MRYLFFTNTPAHVHLYKYAVRELQAMGHDVLVLGRDYGCTKDLLEYYDLPHEIYGSCGTTKYSLFKSLPSHYVNIFRAVRRFKPDLIFGMGGYAAHAGAVSRTPVVLLLDSEPTSLDHVVSRPFAKAILTPHTFGKDLADNHYQFRGFKETAYLHPDVYEPSVDIRAELGLDPNEQFVVVRFNAFGSHHDVGHGGFTPERRRELIEMLGKRATVFVLDESEERRDGDLDTRPFDFHPALVHDVLAEASLLVADTQTMVTEAALLGTPAIRSNSFVGDDDMGNFVELERQGLISNLKSFDDVMARAEELLADDGAKARWADKRDAFLADKVNLTDVIVQVALNYGSVETVDSLTRHTVPA, from the coding sequence ATGCGATACCTGTTCTTCACCAACACGCCCGCGCACGTTCACCTCTACAAGTACGCCGTCAGAGAGCTTCAGGCGATGGGTCACGACGTGCTCGTCCTCGGCCGCGACTACGGCTGTACCAAGGACCTCCTCGAGTACTACGACCTCCCGCACGAGATATACGGCTCCTGCGGGACGACGAAGTACTCGCTTTTCAAGTCGCTCCCGTCCCACTACGTCAACATCTTCCGGGCCGTGCGGCGGTTCAAGCCCGACCTCATCTTCGGGATGGGCGGCTACGCGGCCCACGCCGGGGCCGTCTCGCGGACGCCCGTGGTCCTCCTGCTCGACTCCGAGCCGACCTCGCTGGACCACGTCGTCTCCCGGCCGTTCGCCAAGGCGATTCTGACGCCCCACACCTTCGGGAAGGACCTCGCGGACAACCACTACCAGTTCCGCGGGTTCAAAGAGACGGCGTACCTCCACCCCGATGTGTACGAGCCCTCGGTCGACATCCGGGCCGAACTCGGTCTCGACCCCAACGAGCAGTTCGTCGTCGTCCGGTTCAACGCGTTCGGCTCGCACCACGACGTTGGACACGGCGGGTTCACGCCCGAGCGCCGCCGCGAACTCATCGAGATGCTGGGCAAGCGCGCGACCGTCTTCGTCCTCGACGAGAGCGAGGAGCGCCGCGACGGCGACCTCGACACCCGCCCGTTCGACTTCCACCCCGCGCTCGTCCACGACGTACTCGCGGAGGCGAGTCTGCTCGTCGCCGACACCCAGACCATGGTCACCGAGGCGGCGCTCCTCGGGACGCCCGCCATCCGGTCGAACTCCTTCGTCGGCGACGACGACATGGGCAACTTCGTCGAACTCGAACGGCAGGGGCTCATCTCCAACCTCAAGTCGTTCGACGACGTGATGGCCCGCGCCGAGGAACTCCTCGCCGACGACGGTGCGAAGGCCCGCTGGGCCGACAAGCGCGACGCGTTCCTCGCGGACAAGGTCAACCTCACCGACGTCATCGTCCAGGTGGCGCTGAACTACGGCTCCGTCGAGACGGTCGACTCGCTGACGCGACACACCGTCCCGGCGTAG
- a CDS encoding antibiotic ABC transporter permease produces MNPPSKTQYRRDGDTDADTERLQRYVDVLDDVLDYARERDYKGWDYGDGMSSRLLLSVPIDNRWFNLAVQEFIKRSPVNVRPLFLVEQRRNFKGITLFAMANRTRAQLSEWFDGDRPAETYRDDAASLTEWLVENQAKGYSGFAGSHRHVIQHISGRNGPRSGIPHSPNIVSTSYGVKALLAGREFDPDYPDIAKTAVDVMLNDLNYRPKDDGAVMDYYLSHPKDSYTLNALAIGARLFVELYDYFGDEELLERAEKVYDFVASKQTDRGGWYYREPASASHLSMDNHHNGFIVECFQRYEQLVGSGRYDETLERGLDFYARELFDEDGAPNFDEEHPYPRDIHATAQGILVFTYAGQYDRAERAIDWALANMYVPSEGRFYFRKHRFYTKRMTLMRWCQAWMAYAIAEYVATRISGEPTHGYGIDADGIERLRAAAERP; encoded by the coding sequence ATGAATCCACCATCGAAGACACAGTATCGCCGCGACGGCGACACCGACGCCGACACAGAGCGACTCCAGCGGTACGTCGACGTACTCGACGACGTGCTCGACTACGCCCGCGAACGCGACTACAAGGGCTGGGACTACGGCGACGGCATGAGCAGCAGGCTCCTGCTTTCGGTCCCCATCGATAACCGCTGGTTCAACCTCGCAGTCCAGGAGTTCATCAAGCGCTCGCCCGTCAACGTCCGCCCGCTGTTCCTCGTCGAACAGCGCCGGAACTTCAAGGGCATCACGCTGTTCGCCATGGCGAACCGGACCCGCGCACAGTTGTCCGAGTGGTTCGACGGCGACCGCCCGGCGGAGACGTACCGCGACGACGCGGCGTCGCTGACGGAGTGGCTCGTCGAGAACCAAGCCAAGGGCTACAGCGGCTTCGCCGGCAGTCACCGCCACGTCATCCAGCACATCTCCGGCCGCAACGGCCCGCGGTCGGGGATTCCCCACTCGCCGAACATCGTCTCCACCTCCTACGGCGTCAAGGCGCTCCTCGCGGGCCGGGAGTTCGACCCGGACTACCCGGACATCGCCAAGACCGCCGTCGACGTGATGCTCAACGATCTCAACTACCGGCCGAAGGACGACGGCGCGGTCATGGACTACTACCTCTCGCACCCGAAGGACAGCTACACCCTCAACGCGCTGGCTATCGGGGCGCGGCTGTTCGTCGAGCTGTACGACTACTTCGGCGACGAGGAACTGCTCGAACGCGCCGAGAAGGTGTACGACTTCGTCGCGTCGAAGCAGACCGACCGCGGCGGGTGGTACTACCGCGAGCCCGCGAGCGCCTCGCACCTCTCGATGGACAACCACCACAACGGCTTCATCGTCGAGTGCTTCCAGCGCTACGAGCAGCTCGTCGGCAGCGGTCGGTACGACGAGACGCTCGAACGCGGCCTCGACTTCTACGCCCGCGAGCTGTTCGACGAGGACGGCGCGCCCAACTTCGACGAGGAGCACCCCTACCCCCGCGACATCCACGCGACGGCGCAGGGCATCCTCGTGTTCACCTACGCCGGGCAGTACGACCGCGCCGAGCGCGCCATCGACTGGGCGCTCGCGAACATGTACGTCCCGTCCGAGGGTCGGTTCTACTTCCGCAAACACCGCTTTTACACCAAGCGCATGACGCTCATGCGGTGGTGTCAGGCGTGGATGGCCTACGCCATCGCCGAGTACGTCGCCACCAGAATCTCCGGGGAACCGACACACGGCTACGGCATCGACGCCGACGGTATCGAACGCCTACGGGCGGCGGCAGAGCGCCCCTGA
- a CDS encoding acyltransferase, with product MSAEVGVESHVDDGVTIGYGDGDDPVIGDRARIRAGTIVYDDVTIGDDFVTGHNVLVREHTTIGDQVLLGTETVVDGTTTIGSRVSIQTNVYIPTNTRIGDDVFVGPGVVMTNDPYPVRTDAELVGPIIENHASIGANATLLPGVTVGEGAFVAAGALVVNDVPPRTLAVGVPAVHRELPEQLRGENRIRR from the coding sequence ATGAGCGCCGAGGTGGGCGTCGAGTCCCACGTCGACGACGGCGTCACCATCGGCTACGGTGACGGCGACGACCCGGTCATCGGCGACCGGGCGCGGATCCGCGCCGGAACCATCGTCTACGACGACGTGACCATCGGCGACGACTTCGTCACGGGCCACAACGTCCTCGTCCGCGAGCACACGACCATCGGCGACCAGGTCCTCCTCGGGACCGAGACGGTCGTCGACGGCACCACGACTATCGGGTCGCGCGTGAGCATCCAGACGAACGTCTACATCCCCACCAACACCCGCATCGGCGACGACGTGTTCGTCGGCCCGGGCGTGGTGATGACGAACGACCCCTACCCGGTCCGCACCGACGCGGAACTGGTCGGTCCGATAATCGAGAACCACGCCTCTATCGGCGCGAACGCGACGCTTCTCCCCGGCGTGACAGTCGGCGAGGGCGCGTTCGTCGCCGCCGGCGCGCTCGTCGTGAACGACGTGCCGCCGCGAACCCTCGCCGTGGGCGTCCCCGCCGTCCACCGCGAGCTACCGGAGCAACTGCGGGGAGAAAACAGGATACGACGATGA
- a CDS encoding Gfo/Idh/MocA family protein → MSREPDGLRADGGRERPVRAGVIGVGSMGTNHARVYAELRGVELVGVADADKERAAEVAADFGTDAYGIEDLLEHVDVVTVAVPTPYHASVARQCIDAGVHALVEKPFVDDLGVGAELAALAEDRGVVLQVGHIERFNPAVRALPDLLDGVEPIAITANRLGPPLNREMGDGVVMDLMIHDIDVVLSLVDAAVDRVAATATPDEQYATAQVTFDNGVIASLTASRLTQQKTRTLDITARDRLIRVDYLNQSVQIFRQSRPDYLRDNGGVRYRHEVVMEQPMINTGEPLKRELQAFVDAATDGGPVLVTPADGLRAIDLARRIEADAEATLRSVGTAVAAETTETPEGRQ, encoded by the coding sequence GTGAGCCGAGAACCCGACGGACTCCGCGCCGACGGCGGTCGCGAACGCCCGGTCCGCGCAGGCGTCATCGGCGTCGGGTCGATGGGAACCAACCACGCGCGGGTCTACGCAGAGCTTCGCGGCGTCGAACTGGTCGGCGTCGCCGACGCGGACAAGGAGCGCGCCGCCGAGGTCGCCGCCGATTTCGGCACCGACGCGTACGGAATCGAGGACCTGCTCGAACACGTCGACGTGGTGACGGTCGCGGTGCCGACGCCCTACCACGCGTCGGTCGCCCGACAGTGTATCGACGCCGGCGTCCACGCGCTCGTCGAGAAACCCTTCGTCGACGACCTCGGCGTCGGCGCGGAGTTAGCCGCGCTCGCCGAGGACCGCGGCGTCGTGCTACAGGTCGGCCACATCGAGCGGTTCAACCCGGCCGTCCGCGCCCTCCCCGACCTCCTCGACGGCGTCGAACCCATCGCCATCACCGCGAACCGGCTCGGCCCGCCGCTGAACCGCGAGATGGGCGACGGCGTCGTCATGGACCTCATGATTCACGACATCGACGTGGTGCTCTCGCTTGTCGACGCGGCGGTCGACCGCGTGGCCGCGACCGCCACGCCCGACGAGCAGTACGCGACGGCGCAGGTGACCTTCGACAACGGCGTCATCGCGTCGCTCACGGCGAGTCGGCTCACCCAGCAGAAGACGCGGACGCTCGACATCACCGCGCGCGACCGGCTCATCCGGGTCGACTACCTGAACCAGTCGGTCCAGATTTTCCGCCAGTCGCGGCCGGACTACCTCCGAGATAACGGCGGCGTCCGCTACCGCCACGAGGTGGTCATGGAACAGCCGATGATTAACACCGGCGAGCCGCTGAAGCGCGAGCTACAGGCGTTCGTCGACGCCGCGACCGACGGCGGCCCGGTCCTCGTCACCCCAGCCGACGGCCTGCGCGCCATCGACCTCGCCCGGCGCATCGAGGCCGACGCCGAAGCGACGCTTCGGAGCGTTGGGACCGCCGTGGCCGCGGAGACGACAGAGACCCCGGAGGGCCGGCAATGA
- a CDS encoding metal-dependent hydrolase, whose translation MFPWEHAAVGYILVSLWARVTGRKLDGWAALAVLFGTQFPDLVDKPLAWSFGILPSGISMAHSILVSVPVSILVVVVARRYGAATVGVAFALGYLSHIPADLLYNGFFFGNYDMIRAFLWPLSHGSESSMGGFFSQTWFYLRRFVVFLARPEAWVLVAFELALLGSAVWLWLGDGAPGVELLKRSVTGIRRSVTK comes from the coding sequence ATGTTCCCGTGGGAACACGCCGCTGTCGGCTACATCCTCGTCTCGCTGTGGGCGCGGGTGACCGGCCGAAAACTCGACGGCTGGGCCGCGCTGGCGGTGCTGTTCGGAACGCAGTTCCCCGACCTCGTCGACAAGCCGCTGGCGTGGTCGTTCGGCATCCTTCCGAGCGGTATCTCAATGGCGCACTCGATTCTCGTCTCGGTGCCAGTCTCGATACTCGTCGTGGTCGTCGCGCGGCGCTACGGAGCGGCGACGGTCGGCGTCGCCTTCGCCCTCGGCTACCTCTCGCACATCCCCGCGGACCTGCTGTACAACGGCTTTTTCTTCGGGAACTACGACATGATTCGGGCGTTCCTCTGGCCGCTGTCCCACGGCAGCGAGTCGTCGATGGGCGGCTTCTTCTCCCAGACGTGGTTCTACCTGCGCCGCTTCGTCGTCTTCCTCGCGCGGCCCGAGGCGTGGGTGCTGGTCGCGTTCGAACTCGCGTTGCTCGGGAGCGCCGTCTGGCTCTGGCTCGGCGACGGCGCGCCCGGCGTGGAGCTTCTCAAGCGCTCCGTGACTGGAATCCGACGCAGCGTTACGAAGTGA
- a CDS encoding DegT/DnrJ/EryC1/StrS aminotransferase family protein, whose translation MSSDHISIAAPQLGAAERDRIAAVLESGMIADGPEVRGFEREFADYCGADHGVATSNGTTALHAALHALGVGPGDRVLTTPFTFIATANAVAFTGAEVGFVDIDPRTYNIDPDALEARLRAGEQVDAVIAVHLYGLPADMTRLTELADEYDFLLVEDAAQAHGAEVEGRRVGSFGDAACFSFYPTKNMTTSEGGMITTNHADVAERAARFVDHGRVSGYEHAEVGHNFRMTSIAAAIGRVQLERLPEFTRARQANAAALTEYLEGSPVTTPHTPSDRTHVFHQYTVACDGVERDALKSYLDAKGIATGVYYPKPVHKQPAYEHLAVSAPVAEEAAARVLSLPVHPGLSEADVERVGTAVANYAEVAR comes from the coding sequence ATGAGTTCAGACCACATCTCAATCGCCGCGCCCCAGCTCGGGGCGGCGGAACGGGACCGAATCGCGGCCGTCCTCGAAAGCGGCATGATAGCCGACGGCCCCGAGGTTCGGGGCTTCGAGCGGGAGTTCGCCGACTACTGCGGGGCTGACCACGGCGTCGCCACCTCGAACGGGACGACGGCGCTCCACGCCGCGCTCCACGCGCTCGGCGTCGGCCCCGGCGACCGCGTCCTGACGACGCCCTTTACCTTCATCGCGACGGCCAACGCCGTCGCGTTCACGGGGGCCGAGGTGGGCTTCGTCGACATCGACCCGCGGACGTACAACATCGACCCCGACGCGCTCGAAGCGCGACTCCGGGCCGGCGAGCAGGTGGACGCGGTCATCGCAGTCCACCTCTACGGCCTCCCGGCGGACATGACGCGGCTCACGGAACTCGCAGACGAGTACGACTTCCTGCTCGTCGAGGACGCCGCGCAGGCCCACGGCGCGGAAGTCGAGGGACGGCGCGTCGGCTCCTTCGGCGACGCCGCGTGCTTCTCGTTCTACCCGACGAAGAACATGACCACGAGCGAGGGCGGCATGATTACGACCAACCACGCTGACGTCGCCGAGCGTGCCGCCCGGTTCGTGGACCACGGCCGCGTCTCCGGCTACGAACACGCCGAGGTCGGCCACAACTTCCGCATGACGAGCATCGCCGCGGCCATCGGCCGGGTCCAGCTCGAACGCCTCCCCGAGTTCACTCGCGCGAGACAGGCGAACGCCGCCGCGCTCACCGAGTACCTCGAAGGCTCGCCGGTCACGACGCCCCACACGCCGTCGGACCGGACTCACGTCTTCCACCAGTACACCGTCGCCTGCGACGGCGTCGAGCGCGACGCCCTCAAGTCCTATCTCGACGCGAAGGGCATCGCGACGGGCGTCTACTACCCGAAGCCCGTCCACAAGCAACCCGCCTACGAACACCTCGCGGTGTCGGCCCCCGTCGCGGAAGAAGCCGCGGCACGGGTGCTTTCGCTGCCGGTCCACCCCGGACTCAGCGAGGCCGACGTGGAGCGCGTCGGGACTGCGGTCGCCAACTACGCGGAGGTGGCGAGGTGA
- a CDS encoding glycosyltransferase family 4 protein, translating to MKPKQTLLIVGPKGTGGIDRYITEQRRYLEDRMDVRVYTRYTAPKGEGLELAARMLLSSLIAVAMFPFQRRPDIVHVHSSHTYSFYRAAFFALFSKYVWRVPVVLHIHGSSFDDFLATDSRVVRRLQSLVFDAVDDVVVLSEYWRGLVSRLAGEEKVHVMANAVEPAEYDPTYPTDPVHLVFVSNLIERKGIREFLDAVEILESTPGLDFEVSIGGRGPHADRAEAVAAAHDNVSYLGFLSEEDKRDLISRGTVFVLPTYAEGLPIAMLEGMAGGNAIVTTPVGSIPEVITDDRGILVAPGDAEELARALARLVSNPEEAVRMGQTNRAVIEERYSWQSNADELVAMYAEAA from the coding sequence ATGAAGCCCAAGCAAACACTCCTCATCGTCGGCCCGAAAGGCACCGGCGGCATCGACCGATACATCACCGAACAGCGTCGCTACCTCGAAGACCGGATGGACGTCCGCGTCTACACGCGCTACACCGCGCCGAAGGGCGAGGGGCTCGAACTCGCCGCGCGGATGCTCCTCTCGTCGCTCATTGCGGTCGCCATGTTTCCCTTCCAGCGACGCCCGGACATCGTCCACGTCCACTCGTCGCACACCTACTCGTTCTACCGCGCGGCGTTCTTCGCCCTGTTTTCGAAGTACGTCTGGCGCGTCCCCGTCGTCCTCCACATCCACGGCTCGTCGTTCGACGACTTCCTCGCCACCGACTCGCGGGTCGTCCGCCGACTCCAGTCGCTCGTCTTCGACGCAGTCGACGACGTGGTCGTCCTCTCGGAGTACTGGCGCGGCCTCGTCTCCCGACTCGCTGGCGAGGAGAAAGTCCACGTCATGGCCAACGCCGTCGAACCTGCGGAGTACGACCCGACGTACCCGACCGACCCCGTTCATCTCGTCTTCGTCTCGAACCTCATCGAGCGCAAGGGCATCCGCGAGTTCCTCGACGCCGTCGAGATACTCGAATCCACGCCCGGTCTCGACTTCGAGGTGAGCATCGGCGGCCGCGGCCCCCACGCCGACCGCGCCGAGGCGGTCGCCGCCGCCCACGACAACGTCTCGTACCTCGGCTTCCTCTCCGAGGAAGACAAACGCGACCTCATCAGCCGCGGGACGGTGTTCGTCCTCCCGACCTACGCGGAGGGGCTTCCCATCGCCATGCTCGAAGGCATGGCCGGCGGCAACGCCATCGTGACCACGCCGGTCGGGAGCATCCCCGAGGTCATCACCGACGACCGCGGGATTCTCGTCGCGCCCGGCGACGCCGAGGAGCTGGCCCGGGCGCTCGCGCGACTCGTCTCCAACCCCGAGGAGGCAGTCCGCATGGGGCAGACGAACCGTGCGGTCATCGAGGAGCGCTACTCGTGGCAGTCGAACGCGGACGAGCTGGTGGCGATGTACGCCGAGGCGGCGTAG
- a CDS encoding nucleotide sugar dehydrogenase, translating to MSHEHPGLYGSDRSPDEQTRALRAGEVPVAVYGLGKMGLPLAAVYARATGNVTGVDISEDVVRGVNDGECHVAKEPGLPELVAEQAERGALRATTDGVAAAEGAAIHVIIVPTPLTDDREPDLAAFEAVLDSIAQGLAPGDLVVVECTVPPGTSSDLVIPYLADRSGLAAGEFGVAFCPERTSSGRALRDITESHPKIVGGVDAESTRVAALVYGEITSNEVIPVRDATTAEAVKLFEGVYRDVNIALANELARLRDDLGIDVTEAIDAANTQPYCDIHAPGPGVGGHCIPWYPYFITSRVAAETPLLLTAREVNDSMPAFTADKLRDELAAAGRDIEGATVAILGVTYRPGVAETRATPAAGVIDRLNELGATVLAVDPMLSDEVVASFGATPVSLADLPARAIDAAVVVTPHEEFDGIDWTAFDDLVVVDGRGTLGDIGHRVYEIGGGPRGESSADADSETVAEVAVEADSPHGGSSR from the coding sequence ATGAGCCACGAGCACCCCGGACTGTACGGCTCCGACCGCTCGCCCGACGAACAGACGCGGGCTCTGCGCGCCGGTGAGGTCCCCGTGGCGGTGTACGGCCTCGGAAAGATGGGCCTCCCGCTGGCGGCCGTCTACGCCCGCGCGACGGGCAACGTCACCGGCGTCGACATCAGCGAGGACGTGGTCCGCGGCGTCAACGACGGCGAGTGCCACGTCGCGAAGGAACCGGGGCTCCCCGAGTTAGTCGCCGAGCAGGCCGAACGCGGCGCGCTTCGGGCGACCACCGACGGCGTCGCGGCGGCCGAAGGAGCCGCGATTCACGTCATCATCGTTCCGACCCCGCTGACCGACGACCGCGAACCCGACCTCGCGGCGTTCGAGGCCGTCCTCGACAGCATCGCACAGGGGCTCGCGCCCGGCGACCTCGTCGTCGTCGAGTGCACCGTCCCGCCGGGGACGAGCAGCGACCTCGTGATCCCGTACCTCGCGGACCGAAGCGGCCTCGCGGCCGGCGAGTTCGGCGTGGCGTTCTGCCCCGAGCGGACCTCGTCGGGCCGGGCACTCCGCGACATCACCGAGTCCCACCCGAAAATCGTCGGCGGCGTCGACGCCGAGAGCACCCGCGTCGCGGCGCTCGTCTACGGCGAGATTACCTCGAACGAGGTGATTCCCGTGCGCGACGCGACGACCGCGGAGGCCGTGAAGCTGTTCGAGGGCGTCTACCGCGACGTGAACATCGCGCTCGCCAACGAACTCGCACGGCTCCGCGACGACCTCGGCATCGACGTGACCGAGGCCATCGACGCGGCCAACACCCAGCCGTACTGCGACATCCACGCGCCCGGCCCGGGTGTCGGCGGCCACTGCATCCCGTGGTACCCGTACTTCATCACGAGCCGAGTGGCGGCCGAGACGCCGCTGCTCCTGACCGCCCGCGAGGTCAACGACAGCATGCCGGCGTTCACCGCCGACAAGCTCCGTGACGAGCTGGCCGCGGCGGGACGCGACATCGAAGGTGCGACCGTCGCCATCCTCGGCGTCACCTACCGCCCCGGCGTCGCCGAGACGCGCGCGACGCCCGCGGCGGGTGTCATCGACCGGCTGAACGAACTCGGCGCGACCGTCCTCGCGGTCGACCCGATGCTCTCCGACGAGGTCGTCGCGTCCTTCGGCGCGACCCCCGTCTCGCTCGCCGACCTACCGGCTCGCGCTATCGACGCTGCCGTGGTCGTCACGCCGCACGAGGAGTTCGACGGCATCGACTGGACCGCCTTCGACGACCTCGTCGTCGTCGACGGTCGCGGCACCCTCGGCGACATCGGCCACCGAGTGTACGAAATCGGCGGCGGGCCGCGGGGCGAGTCGTCGGCCGACGCCGACTCCGAGACGGTGGCTGAAGTCGCAGTAGAGGCCGACTCGCCGCACGGAGGTTCGAGCCGATGA
- a CDS encoding polysaccharide deacetylase family protein produces the protein MREKKGDADARDEPGVTRTEPSESGPGFAVCLTHDVDRPYKTYQGLYYAAKSNPGYHLRTLLRRENPYWQFEDIMALERDLGVRSSFYFLNEPSLLETGSLSDWLEPKNWVEHLGRYDLDSASIADAVRALDDGGWEVGIHGSFRSCDDFDRLRTEKRELEAVLGHEVVGGRQHHLKLGPNTWRYHRELGLKYDASPGSSSENGFQHGYRPFRPFDDDFVVFPLTLMEVSLPDPGSAFDEAWAECERLLDEAEANDAVMTVLWHPRYFNEDEFPGYRRLYRRIVERALDRGAWVGPVADYYREFLAERDSRDDSDERATDGATTGGANHSLSP, from the coding sequence ATGCGTGAGAAGAAAGGAGATGCGGATGCGCGGGATGAACCCGGCGTGACCCGCACGGAGCCGAGCGAGTCCGGCCCCGGCTTCGCGGTCTGTCTGACCCACGACGTTGACCGCCCGTACAAGACGTATCAGGGGCTGTACTACGCGGCGAAGTCGAACCCCGGCTACCACCTCCGGACGCTCCTCCGGCGGGAGAACCCCTACTGGCAGTTCGAGGACATCATGGCGCTCGAACGTGACCTCGGCGTCCGCTCGTCGTTCTACTTCCTCAACGAGCCGAGCCTCCTCGAAACGGGGTCGCTTTCGGACTGGCTCGAACCGAAGAACTGGGTCGAACACCTCGGCCGGTACGACCTCGATTCGGCATCGATAGCCGACGCCGTCCGCGCCCTCGACGACGGTGGGTGGGAGGTCGGCATCCACGGCTCGTTCCGGTCGTGCGACGACTTCGACCGCCTCCGAACCGAAAAGCGCGAACTCGAAGCGGTGCTCGGCCACGAAGTCGTCGGCGGCCGCCAGCACCACCTCAAACTCGGGCCGAACACGTGGCGCTACCACCGCGAACTCGGCTTAAAGTACGACGCCAGCCCCGGGTCGAGTTCGGAAAACGGCTTCCAACACGGCTACCGGCCGTTCAGACCCTTCGACGACGACTTTGTCGTCTTCCCGCTGACGCTGATGGAGGTGTCGCTTCCCGACCCCGGGTCGGCGTTCGACGAGGCGTGGGCCGAGTGCGAGCGCCTCCTGGACGAGGCCGAGGCGAACGACGCCGTGATGACGGTGCTGTGGCACCCGCGATACTTCAACGAGGACGAGTTCCCCGGCTACCGCCGGCTCTACCGCCGCATCGTCGAGCGGGCGCTCGACCGCGGCGCGTGGGTCGGCCCCGTCGCCGACTACTACCGCGAGTTCCTCGCCGAGCGCGATTCCCGCGACGACTCGGACGAGAGGGCGACCGACGGCGCGACCACCGGCGGCGCGAACCACTCCTTGTCTCCGTAG
- the wecB gene encoding non-hydrolyzing UDP-N-acetylglucosamine 2-epimerase, which produces MSRLKVLSVVGARPQFIKAFPVSDALRRDHDEVLVHTGQHYDESMSGVFFDELDIPEPDYNLGVGSGGHATQTAEMMTRLDAVVADEEPDVVLVYGDTNSTLAAALVAAKREPALAHVEAGLRSHNWEMPEEVNRVLTDHCSDLLFAPSESAAETLAAEGIRDGVSVTGDVQYDAVLRVRETARERSTMLADLDLRDGEYVLATVHRAANTDDRDRLEGIVDGLASSELPVVFPVHPRTEGALEASGLWSRLADAENVILVDPVGYLDFVRLLDGAERVATDSGGVQKEAFYLDTRCLTLRDETEWVETVDAGWNVLVGADATAIRAALADDDPLPEKPSLYGDGSAAERIVAALSEYEYA; this is translated from the coding sequence ATGAGCCGTCTCAAAGTGCTCTCGGTCGTCGGCGCGCGCCCGCAGTTCATCAAGGCGTTCCCCGTCTCCGACGCGCTCAGACGCGACCACGACGAGGTGCTCGTCCACACCGGCCAACACTACGACGAGTCGATGTCGGGCGTGTTCTTCGACGAACTCGACATCCCGGAGCCGGACTACAACCTCGGAGTCGGCTCGGGCGGTCACGCCACCCAGACCGCCGAGATGATGACCCGCCTCGACGCCGTCGTCGCTGACGAGGAGCCCGACGTGGTGCTCGTCTACGGCGACACCAACTCGACGCTCGCAGCGGCGCTCGTGGCCGCGAAGCGCGAGCCCGCGCTGGCACACGTCGAGGCCGGCCTGCGGAGCCACAACTGGGAGATGCCCGAGGAGGTCAACCGCGTGCTCACGGACCACTGTTCGGACCTGCTGTTCGCACCCTCCGAGTCGGCCGCCGAGACGCTGGCGGCCGAAGGCATCCGCGACGGCGTCTCCGTGACTGGCGACGTGCAGTACGACGCCGTCCTCCGGGTCCGCGAGACCGCCCGCGAGCGGTCGACGATGCTCGCCGACCTCGACCTCCGAGACGGGGAGTACGTCCTCGCGACGGTCCACCGCGCCGCCAACACCGATGACCGCGACCGCCTCGAAGGCATCGTGGACGGGCTCGCATCGTCGGAACTCCCGGTCGTCTTCCCGGTCCACCCGCGGACCGAGGGGGCGCTCGAAGCCAGCGGCCTCTGGTCGCGGCTCGCCGACGCCGAGAACGTCATCCTCGTGGATCCGGTCGGCTACCTCGACTTCGTCCGCCTGCTCGACGGCGCAGAGCGCGTCGCCACCGACTCCGGCGGCGTCCAGAAGGAAGCGTTCTACCTCGACACCCGGTGTCTCACCCTCCGCGACGAGACTGAGTGGGTCGAGACCGTCGACGCCGGGTGGAACGTCCTCGTCGGCGCGGACGCGACCGCGATTCGGGCGGCGCTGGCCGACGACGACCCGCTTCCCGAAAAGCCCTCGCTGTACGGCGACGGGAGCGCCGCCGAGCGAATCGTCGCCGCGCTCTCGGAGTACGAGTATGCGTGA